A window from Leptidea sinapis chromosome 11, ilLepSina1.1, whole genome shotgun sequence encodes these proteins:
- the LOC126966801 gene encoding uncharacterized protein LOC126966801: protein MDSSVVACREIFDENSQPSAEEISEYACQLGIDPESESHLLPLARDGLMQALPAPWKAFYDEKLQTHYYYNEETKNTQWEHPLDHVYKELVKKARDTSMLDDTCASVQDLLTSEENTKLLERVETKVESDDDDLTTDSEQPPSDVKDVSGQKRSIGKPPLAPLSRFEKKLSDIRISPLRRSIDSTLSIKPNLNRSSSDQNRPQFERPKTLFKQQSEIIDLKMHVLTSPEEENFSPLLSSTKVDKGIPFSGKGNMFLRISRSNLPSPDTEKSSNLDSVTKSDPPKGILREKSSDYIQRKIENVISGKGKQTGSFDDDKKSVRFQIENHPEPTVSPGSNSSSEQNEGQSSIISAATHKPNSIHIETMSHTFKMNPLSPIPSALSISNKVSLSSVVLSPLATRPPIPPRIDSPRDKNTSLSERDSIDSESRESRGASPRRRLVKPPPSEYIKPGLFQKNFQKISDLVRRADIEPTPITLEDPTSDKEVRPRSPLIPLKNKISINLMESIESETSIDSPDREFANLDLNDLDDNNLDQKEEIDNKTDIEKSAKADEESEKTHSKDNKNQNIPIPQLNIPGLDLVKQNKFTHSDSEDSKRSNKDEPKNSVRSNSIDIPKDFRPQLKLSPTPSLGTDRSPRLDLNKPFSSPLSTFKPFNKPVTPLKSDSACSLSKSLSPRLDGVMLSQGKSSSDNVVVVYQFETQDQSPRIKSPIPDMGVRDMMERNKADERRRLEFNLQKDLEMIRMEFGAKERRMRAELQTELKESEEKFLIDKKTRLTEQAERHKQELEEVSRFLLSLNKL, encoded by the exons ATGGATTCATCAGTTGTAGCTTGTCGagaaatatttgatgaaaacaGCCAACCTTCTGCAGAgg AGATATCAGAATATGCCTGTCAACTGGGAATAGATCCTGAAAGTGAGAGCCATCTCCTACCTCTGGCCCGAGATGGACTTATGCAAGCACTTCCAGCACCATGGAAAGCATT CTATGATGAAAAACTTCAAACCCACTATTATTACAATGAAGAAACAAAGAATACACAGTGGGAGCATCCATTGGATCATGTGTATAAGGAATTGGTTAAGAAAGCAAGAGATACATCAATGCTTGATGATACTTGTGCATCTGTGCAG GACTTACTAACATCAGAGGAAAATACAAAACTGCTTGAACGAGTTGAAACTAAGGTTGAGAGTGATGATGATGACCTTACAACAGATAGTGAGCAACCCCCATCAGATGTTAAAGATGTATCTGGACAAAAACGCTCAATAGGGAAACCACCACTGGCACCCTTATCAAGATTTGAAAAGAAACTGAGTGATATTCGAATATCACCTTTAAGGCGCAGCATTGATAGCACATTATCCATCAAACCTAACCTTAATAGAAGCAGCTCGGATCAAAATAGACCACAATTTGAAAGACCTAAAACATTATTCAAACAACAGTCAGagataattgatttaaaaatgcaTGTTTTAACTAGCCCAGAAGAAGAAAATTTCAGTCCATTGCTGTCATCTACCAAAGTAGATAAAGGGATACCGTTTAGTG GAAAAGGGAACATGTTCCTCCGAATATCAAGATCAAATCTTCCGAGTCCAGATACAGAGAAGTCATCAAATTTGGACTCTGTTACTAAGAGTGATCCTCCGAAAGGTATCCTGCGCGAAAAATCCTCAGATTACATTCAACGGAAGATTGAAAATGTCATATCTGGGAAAGGAAAGCAGACTGGAAGTTTTGATGATGACAAGAAAAGTGTTcg GTTTCAAATAGAGAATCATCCGGAGCCTACAGTTAGTCCTGGTTCCAACAGCTCCTCTGAACAGAATGAAGGCCAGAGTTCTATTATTAGTGCTGCCACACATAAACCAAATTCAATTCATATTGAAACAATGTCACATACATTCAAGATGAACCCACTATCACCAATCCCAAGTGCATTGTCAATATCTAACAAAGTATCACTGAGTTCAGTTGTGCTTTCTCCACTGGCTACCAGACCTCCAATACCCCCCCGAATTGACAGCCCGAGGGATAAGAACACTTCATTATCTGAGAGGGATTCAATTG ATAGTGAGAGTCGAGAGAGTCGTGGTGCATCACCTCGCCGACGTTTAGTGAAGCCGCCACCGTCTGAGTACATCAAGCCTGGATTATTCCAGAAGAACTTTCAGAAAATATCTGATTTGGTTCGCAGAGCTGACATTGAACCAACACCAATTACTTTAGAGGATCCTACTTCAGATAAAGAAGTTCGTCCAAG GTCACCACTCATTCcacttaaaaacaaaatctcAATAAATCTGATGGAGAGTATTGAATCCGAAACATCAATTGATTCTCCGGATAGGGAGTTTGCCAATCTAGACTTAAATGATTTAGATGATAACAATTTGGATCAAAAAGAAGAAATAGATAACAAAACAGATATAGAAAAATCTGCTAAAGCTGATGAAGAATCTGAAAAAACACATTCCAAAGacaataaaaaccaaaacattcCAATACCTCAATTAAATATACCTGGATTAGATTTAGTTAAACAAAATAAGTTTACACATTCCGACTCTGAAGATTCGAAAAGGTCAAACAAAGATGAACCAAAGAATAGTGTTCGATCTAACAGTATAGATATACCTAAAGACTTTAGGCCTCAATTAAAATTGTCTCCAACACCTAGTTTGGGTACGGACCGATCTCCAAGATTAGATCTCAACAAGCCATTTTCAAGTCCTTTATCAACATTTAAACCTTTTAACAAACCTGTAACCCCGCTGAAATCAGACTCGGCGTGTAGTTTGAGCAAAAGCTTAAGTCCTAGGTTAGACGGAGTTATGTTATCACAAGGGAAATCGAGTTCGGATAATGTCGTTGTGGTTTATCAGTTTGAAACTCAAGACCAGAGTCCAAGGATAAAGTCACCAATACCAGACATGGGGGTGCGAGACATGATGGAAAGAAATAAGGCAGATGAGAGAAGACGGTTAGAGTTTAATCTACAAAAAGATTTGGAAATGATAAGGATGGAGTTTGGAGCTAAGGAGAGGAGAATGAGAGCTGAACTACAAACAGAGCTGAAGGAATCCGAAGAAAAGTTTTTAATTGATAAGAAGACAAGATTGACAGAACAAGCTGAAAGACATAAACAGGAATTGGAAGAAGTAAGTCGATTTCTACTAAGCCTTAATAAGCTGTAG
- the LOC126966810 gene encoding 26S proteasome non-ATPase regulatory subunit 8, with translation MTSIKDVATLYQNLKTEWAKKPPKLDKCGELLNKIKIALTHLTFLPSNNIAANQKELILARDVLEIGAQWAVAAKDIKGFERYMSQLKCYYFDYKDHLPESAFMYQLLGLNLLFLLSQNRVAEFHTELERLPVDVIRADPYVKHPLALEQYLMEGSYNKIFLAKDNVPAESYTFFMDTLLETVRGEIAACIEKAYQKIPASEAARRLNLSSQQAVLEYGKKRNWVLGADNSYLFNASEETCAAAAGVFPSNELAEQTIEYARHLEMIV, from the exons ATGACTTCAATTAAAGACGTCGCTACCCTATACCAAAATCTTAAAACGGAATGGGCAAAAAAGCCTCCAAAACTCGACAAATGCGGTGaacttcttaataaaataaag ATAGCACTCACTCATCTAACATTTTTACCAAGCAATAACATAGCAGCCAATCAAAAGGAACTTATTTTGGCAAGGGATGTTCTGGAAATAGGAGCGCAATGGGCAGTTGCTGCTAAAGATATTAAAGGATTTGAAAGATACATGTCACAACTCAAGTGTTACTATTTTGATTACAA AGATCATTTGCCAGAGTCAGCATTTATGTACCAGCTCCTGGGTTTAAATCTACTCTTTCTGCTGTCTCAAAATCGTGTGGCTGAATTCCACACAGAACTTGAAAGATTACCAGTTGATGTGATTAGAGCTGATCCTTATGTGAAACACCCCTTGGCTTTGGAGCAATACCTCATGGAAGGCAGttataataagatatttttggcaaag GATAATGTGCCAGCAGAGAGctacactttttttatggatacACTTTTGGAAACTGTGCGAGGAGAAATAGCTGCCTGCATTGAGAAGGCTTATCAAAAGATTCCGGCATCAGAGGCAGCAAGACGACTGAACTTAAGTTCACAGCAAGCTGTACTTGAATATGGCAAAAAG CGGAATTGGGTGCTGGGTGCTGATAACAGTTATTTGTTTAATGCAAGTGAAGAAACATGTGCTGCAGCAGCTGGTGTTTTTCCTTCCAATGAACTTGCTGAACAAACAATTGAATATGCAAGACATCTAGAAATgatagtttaa